GGCGGACGACCGTTTCGCCTTCGTCGTCGAAGCTCTCGATCGAATCCCGTGGGCCCACAGCTATGCGCTCGCCCTCGCGCTGAAGGGTTCCGCGGCGGCGCTTCTCCGTGGTCTCTCGCTGAGCCCGGTGCAAGCCGTGCGCCTGGTCGAAACCGCTGCCCGGCCGCGCCAGACGTACCCGTTCAAGGCGATTCTCTCGGCGCTCGACGGTATCCACGTGACCCCCGCGTTACGCGACGCCCTCACCCAACTCCGCGGTTCGGTGGACGAGTGGCACGGCGCGCGCGAAGCCCGCGACATCCACGCCCGTATCGACGCGCTGCTCAATGGCCCTGCCGAAGAGCCGCCGGTTGCGCCCGTCGCGGCGTGGTCGGCGCAGGTCTTCGCCGAAAGCGACGCATCGCCGCGGCAGCTCGCCTGGCGGGCCCTCTTTCTGCACGCGCGCGGGCTCAAGCAATCCACGCCGGCGCGCAAGTGGTGTGCCGAAGCGGTTGCGCTGGCGGACCGCGTCGGCCGCGCCACGGTGATCGAAGCCGCGCACCGGTGGCTCGCCCTAGGCCCCATGCCCGGCAATCCGAACGAGCAGGTCCCCGCCGATGAGGCTGACTACCAGAAGGGCTTCATCGCCACCCTCGGCGCGCTAGGCGACGCGAGTGTCGCGCCGGCCATCGCCGATTTCGCCGCCGCCTGCTTCAGGAAGATTCCGCAGATCGGCGCCGTCTCCCACCGCGTCGGCAACGCGTGCCTCTGGGCGCTCGGCGCGATGCCCGGCTTCGACTCCGTCGCGCAGTTGAGCCGGCTCGCCACGCGAGTCAAGTACGACGTCGCCCGGCGCCTCATCGAGAAGGCGCTCGACGAAGCGGCCGCCCGCAACAATGTCAGCCGCGACGATCTCGAGGCGATGTCGGTTCCCACCTTCGGGCTCGATGCCGCCGGCGCCCGCACCGAAACGCTTGGCGAGGCCACGGCGACCCTCGCTATCGTCAACCGCGCCGCCTCCCTCTCGTTGTCCGCTCGCGCCAAGGCGAATCACCCGGAGGCGGTCCCGGCGCTCAAGAAGGCCGCCAAGGATCTCGACGCTATTCTCGCCACCCAGCGCCTGCGGCTCGAACGAAAGCTGCTCTCTGAAGCGTGGTGCGACGCCGCCCGATGGCGCGCCTGGTACGTCGATCACCCGGTCACCGGCGCCTTCGCCCGCGATCTGATCTGGGAAGTCGAAACCACCGGCGCGATCCGCACCGCCATCTGGCGCGACGGCGCGCTCGTCGATTGGGCCGGCAACCAAATCGACTCCGCCGCCGGGCGCGTCCGTATCTGGCACCCGATCCGCTCCGACGTACAGACCGTCCTCGCGTGGCGCTGCTGGCTCGAAGACCACGGCGTCGTCCAGCCATTCAAACAGGCGCACCGGGAAGTGTATCTCCTCACCGACGCCGAACGCGCCGCTGGAACCTACTCCAATCGCTTCGCCGCGCACTTACTCCGGCAGCATCAATTCGCCGCCTTGTGCCGTGACCGCGGATGGCAGTTCAAGCTGATGGGCCAATGGGATTCGCACAATACGCCCCACATCGTTCTGCCCCGGCACGGCCTGCGCGCCGAGTATCACGTCGAGTTCCCGGAGACGGAAGAGGTCACCGCGCACGCCGTCTATCTCACCATCGGCACCGGCCACGTCCAGTTCTTCGACGCCACGGCCAACCCGGATCGGTTCGAGTGGCCGCCCCGCCCGCCGATGCGCCTCGAAGACGTCCCGCCGCTTGTCTTTACCGAAGTCATGCGCGACATCGACCTCTTCGTCGGAGTCGCGAGCATCGGCGCCGACCCCACCTGGGGCGTCGAGCGTCCTACGGACCCGCACATCGAATACTGGCGCGGCTACGCGTTCGGCGAACTCACCGAATCCGCAGTCAACCGCCGCGCGACGCTCGAACGTCTGCTGCCGCGCCTCGCCATCGCCCCGCGCTGCAGCCTCGACGGCCGCTTCCTCATCGTCCGCGGCGATCTCCGCGAGTACCGCATCCACATCGGCAGCGCCAACGTCATCATGGAGCCCTCCGGCCGCTACCTCTGCATCGTGCAGGGCGGCGGCGATACGGCCGCACGCGTCGCGCTTCCGTTCGAAGGCGACCGTACCCTCGCCCTCATCCTGAGCAAAGCCTTCCTCCTCGCCAACGACGCCGTGATCAAGGACCCAACCATCACCCGCCAGTTCCCCTGATCTATACTGGCAACCGTGACCCGTCGCACCTTCGCCGCAGCCACCGCCACCGCGGCCGCCATGCCCGCCGCCGACCCCATCCCTGTCATCGATACGCATATCCATCTCTTCGATACCGCGCGCCCGCAAGGCATCCCGTGGCCGCCCAAGAGCGACGCCATCCGCTACAAGACGGCCCTCCCGCCGCGATACCGTCAACTCACCAAGGCGCTCAACGTCCGCGGCGCCATCGAAGTGGAGTGCAGCCCCTGGTTCGACGACAACCAATGGGTGCTCGACGTGATGGCCAAGGAGAAGATCATGGTGGGTACGATCGGCAACCTCGAGCCCGCCGACGCCGACTTCGCGAAACACCTCGAACGCTTCCACAAAAACCCGCTTTTCCTCGGAGTCCGCTACGGCAACCTCTGGGGCAAGGATATCCACGATCAGCTCCCCAAGCCCGCCTTCGCCGACGGTCTCAAGCGTCTCGCTGCCGCCGGACTTACGCTCGACACCGCCAATCCCACCGTGCGGCTGCTCCAGGACCTGATCCGCGTCTCCGATATCGCGCCCACGCTCCGCATCGTGATCGATCACCTGCCGAAGCTCGCCACGCCTGCGCCCGGTCCGCAGCGCAAGGCTTATGAGGCGGCGCTCATCGAAATCGGCAGACGCAAGCAGATTTACGTGAAGCTATCGGCGGTGCTGCTCGAAAAGGATGGCAATGTGTCGCATAACCTGGACGACTACCGCCCCAAGCTCGACGAGTTGTTCGGCGTCTTCGGTGAGGACCGCGTCCTCTACGGCAGTGACTGGCCGAACAGCGAACCGCTCGGCCCCTACCCGGACATCATCGCCATCGTACAGAAATACTTCGCGGCCAAACCGCGCGCCGTCGCTGAGAAGTATTTCTGGAAGAACTCCGTGGCCGCCTACCGCTGGGTCCACCGGGACGCGAGCCAGCCGAAGCTCGCCTAGTCGAAGTCCAGTCGCGAGATCGCAACCGCGGCCTCATCCCGCATTCACACCCGGGGGCGATACTGAAACATGCGCTTCGCCCTCGCCGTTCTCCTCGCCTTCACCGCCGTCCACGCTGAGAACGCCGTCCGCCTCATCGCGCATCGCGGCGGAGTCGTCTCCGAGGCGTTCGCCGAAAACAGCCCGGCGAGCCTCGAGGAAGCCGTGCGCCGCGGCTACTGGATGATCGAAGTGGACGTGCGCGAATCGAAAGACGGCGTCCTCGTCGTCCAGCACGATCCGGACTTCGAACGCTTCTACGGCGTGAAGCGGAACGTCGCCGGCATGACTTGGGATGAAATCGCGAAGTTGCGCGCCACGCCCGGCAACACCCGCCCCATGACCTTCCGTGAACTCTGCGAGCGCGCCAAGGGCCGCCTCCGTCTGATGATCGATACCAAGGAGCCCGCCCACACGGATGCCTTCTACCGCGAAATGGAAAGCGCCATGCGCTCCAACGGGCTGCTTGACGCCGCCTACTTCATCGGAACCGAAGAAAGCCGCCGCTGGTTCGCCGGCAAGGCCCGCATCTCCGCGACGGCCGAGGAACTCCGCAAGCTCCACGCCGCCGGCAAGCCCGTCGAGCGGGCCTACTTTCTCTTCGAATGGGGCACGATGACGCGCGAGTCCGTCGAATGGTGCCAGGCCCGCGCGATCCCGGTGGTCCCCTCGATCAACACGTTCCACTACCGCGGGGACCGGCCGATCGAGCGCGGCAAGGCCGATATCGAACGGCTCCGCTCCTGGGGCGTCACCGAGTTCCAGATCGATTCCGTCTACGACCCGGTGCTCACCCGGTAGCTATTGCGGCTGCACGCGGTAGAACCCCACCGGCCGCCATGCCGACGTCCCGCTCGCGCTCTGAACGGCGCTGAATACCACTCGGCTTCCCGAGAATCTGGGCAGGAATCGGACGTTCACCGCCAGCCGCAGTAACGCATCGATCGCGGAAGGCTGCGGCCCCGTGTCCTCGATCCGGCACTGCCGGTTCTGAATCGCGCCGCCGCTACCCAACGCCAGCGGATTCATATAGCCCGTGGCCTCGTCGTTCACCAGCAGGATCGTGTTGCTCGCCCGGTGATACCCGAAGTAGCAGGCGTTCTTCGGATCGAGCGTGTCATTGATAAGCACGGAAACCGCTTGGATGTTCGACGCGCCGGTCTCGTCCCGGGCCACGAACTGGAACACGTCCCGGTCGAACCCGGCCACCTCCGGGCTTTCGAGAAACACGCGCGGCGACCCCGGGGGGATCATGTTCAGTCCGGTGACACCCGCCGGGCTGAGCGTCGCTTGCGCCCCGCCGCTACTCGTCACGCTCTCGTAGACCGCCTGGGAGCGTAGCGCCGAAGCGCCCAACAGAAGCAGGCCCGGCTTCAGTTCCATGAGATTTTCGTCGGTCGTCACGGTCGACGCCTGCAGATCGATCTGGCACGCGCCCGCCGTCAATATGCCCGCGGCTCCAGGCACACCAGACGCCGGTTGCCCGCCTTCGAGCGTGAGCGTGTTCGTGCTCCGGCGATAGGCGAACTCACATCGTTCCGGATCGTCGCGCCACGCCCCGATGCGCACCCGGATCTCCTCGATATTGCCGCCGCTCACCGGGTCGGCGGCGCGGAAATGCCAAACTGTTCGCGGTGTGGAGAAGAACGGTCCGCCCACCGCTTCGGTCGTAATCTCGTATGGCAGCACCACCGGCAGACGTGGATGAATCGGACCCAGAAGAGCCGTGAACGTAGCCACTCGCTCGGCGGTCGGGTTCTCGATGAATATCTGGCGTCCCCGCAGCGTCAAACGGTCGTTGAACGAAACCGTGTAAGTGACCTCGCCAGGACCGGACGACTCGGCCGGCGGCGTGAGTATCCGCGCTCCGCTCCCGGTCGCTCGCCACCGGCAGCCGGGTTGCGTTTCCACGTCGAACCGTCCGGTGCCGCCGAAGTAGTCGTAGGAACGCGCTCCGGGGGTAACACGATATGTGCAGGCGGCTGCTGGAGTGCCTTCCGCTTCCTGCTGCGCAACGAGCAGCGAAACTCCGCCGAATGCGAACCCTCCGGCGCGGGCGGAGAGTGTCGTGTTCGCCGTCACGGACAACTGCGCCGTTCGCGGACCCACGCCGCTCGAAGGCGTGAGCGTCAACCAGTCCGTCCCCGGTATGTCCCTCTGCGCGTTCCAGGCGCACCCATCGGCGGCAGCCACCGTCACCGGGACCGTCGCCGCCTGCGCGCCGAACTGCACCCGGTCCGTCCCACCTTGGAAGCGAATTCCGCACGCGCCCCGGCGGATGTTCACGGTTCCAGGCGCCGGCCCCAGTTCGAGATCGTAGGCGACCCCGATCGGCGACGTGCCCACCGCCGTCAGTATGAATGCCGCCGGACCCACGCCCGGCGTCCCGGCCGTCTGTTGCAGTGTGAACCATGGCGGCAGCGACGACGGAACCTGCCACGCGCATCCGTCCTCGGTGTTCAACTGCAGCACTTCCATCGTGCCCGGCGTGCCCAGCCGGACGACGGGCGGGTTGAAAGTGTACATGCACCCCGCCGCGGGCTGCGTCACCGTCACGCTGGTTCCGCCGGGCGATATCGTCAGCACCGCGCTACGCGCCGGACCCGGATTCGGCGGCGCTGTGACCCCGATGCCTTCAATGCCGGCGCCTGACGTTCGCCCCACCGTCAGCCAGGATGCCGCCGCCGGAATCCCGAGCGTCCAGTTGCAGTCGCCCGGGCTCCGGACCTTGAGCACCGCTCCCGCACCCGTCCCGCGCAGCACTACGGTTCGCCCGTCCGCCGACGGGTCCGCCCAGAACTCCGGCATGCACAGTCCGGACCCGGCACGTACCCGCGCGTAGAATCCGAGATTGCCCGGGTCCGGCGTCGCTCCGCCCGCGGACTCGGTCGAAATCCGCCGGTCCGCCGGGAACCGGATATTCGAGACGCCGCCGGCGACATACATATGATTAGCGACGTCGGCGGGATCGATCGCGATCCCGTTAATCGCCTCGCCGATAAGCGAGGACCCCATCGGGAGCAGAGTCGAAAACTCGAATCCGTAATTCGGATTCGCGCGAATCCACGCCAGGAACTGTCCGGACTGCGGTCCATTGAACAGCGGGTTCACCACCGGAAAACCCGCCGGGTCCGCATTGCCGGCCACCACGATGGACTGCGCATTGACAGCGGCGATCGCGCTTACCGAATCGATGCCGGCGCCTCCCAGGTAGGTGGCCATCGTCACCGCCGAGCCACTGCTGTTCAGCACCGCGGCGAATCCGTCCAGGATTCCTTGCAGGGTGCCCTGCACCGCGCTCGCTACTGGCAGGTCGGCCGACGACGTGGATCCGCCGATAATCGCGGCGTTCCCGTCGAGCGCGATCGCATTGACGCTGTCGGTCCCGGATCCGCCGTAGTAGGTGAAGTAGATCTTCGCCGAACCAGATGCGTTCAGCCGGGCCACGAAGCCATCCCGGCCTCCAGCGGGCGCCTGCCTCAATGCCCCGGCTGTTGCCAGCCCCACCGAGTCGGTTACACCGGCCGTGAACGCCTCTCCCGACGCGCTCACGGCGATCCCTGTGGCCCAGTCGGCGCCCGAGCCGCCCAGGTAGGTCGCATACTCGAGCGCCGTGCCCGATGGATTCAGCTTCAGCACAACCGCATCGGCGTCCCCGGCCGGCGCCGGCTGTAATGCGCCGGGCGTAGTCGCAAGGCTGCCGAGAAACGACGCTCCCGCCACGTAGGCCGCGCCGGCGGCGTCCACCGCAATCCCTGAGACCCCGGCGTCGACACCCCCGATCCTAGCCGAGTACACCAGGGCTCCGTCCGGCGTCAGCTTGGCGACGAACGCACCGGCCCCACTCGACAGCGTGGCGCCGGGAAAGTCCGCCGAACTCGTCGCGCCAGCTACGTATGCGTTTCCGGCCGCGTCCAGCGCCACAGCCCCCGCCGCCTCCTGATCCGACCCGCCCAGGTAGGTGAAGAAGCGCGTCCCCGACGGCGATGTCCTCAGAATGAATGCATCGTCGTTGCCACGCGGCGAACTCTGAAAGGCATTCACCACGGGCAGATCCACTGACTTTGTGTAGCCCACCATCACCAGTTCACCCGAGACAGGCCGGTAGGCGATGTCTGCAACCGGGTCTGCGTTCGACCCGCCCACGTACTTCGCGAATACCATCTCTGGATCGATCACCAGCTCCCGCCCGCGGTCATACGCGCCCAGAGCGATCGACACCGCGCCCCCATCGCCCAGCACATACTGGCTCTCCACCGCCCGCCGCTCACCACCCGCCATCTGATACGCCACCGGCGCCACCCACCTCATCCCGCCCGCGCGCAACGACCCGTCCGCCGCCAGCTCCGCTCCCGGGATCCGAAACCGGACCTGCCCCGCGTCCGCCCCCGGCGCGATGACGAAGTCATGCTCGATCGTCCCCGCCGCGCTCTCGTAATACCGTACGTCCACGCCCTGCCACACGCCGCGCACCGCCACGCTCCGGTAGTGGCTCAGCCCGCGAATCCACCGCGCGCGATCGTTCCCCACGAAGTAGTTGCTCCGGTCGGCCGTCTCCTCCAGCCCCTCCATCGCCGCGTCCCCGCGCGCGCCTGCGAACTCCATCGTCACCACTCGCGGCGCTTCGCCCGCTGCCCCGAACGTCACCGCCGTCGCCGACGCGGGATGCAGGTACAAGTGATACCCCGGCCCCCGCGCGAAGAACCGCACCTCGCCGCGCACCTGCCCGCGGTTCTCCTCGAACCACATTCCCTCGGCGTGCGCCGCCGCGGCCACCGCGATCATCGCTGCCAACGTCCTCATTGGTATCTCCAGCTTCATGGCTGCGGGTTCACCCGATAGAATCCGGCTGGTTCCCATCCCGTGGACGCACCCGTCGCTTCCTGCGCCGAAACATAGATCAAGCGGCTTCCCGAAAAGGCCGCCTTGAATTGCACATGCACCGTGATGCTCCCATCGGGCGCCACGCGCGGACCCACGGTCTCTGCCGACACCACGCACTGCCGGTTCTCCGCGAACCACGTCCCGAAGGTATCCCCCGTGCCCACTGCGTAAGCCCTGCCTTCGTCGTTCAGCAAAAGCGCCGCCGGGCCCCTGCCTTCGTACCCGAAGTAACAGGCGAACCGTGGATCGAGACGATCGTTCATCAGCACGGAAAGCACCCGGCTCCCCGCTGGCACGCGGAACACGAACGCCTCCCGGTCGAATCCACCTTCGGCGGGAGTCACGGTCACGCCGCCCGCGCCGGGTGGCGTGTGCACGCCCACCGGGGTCCACGGCATCATGTTGCCCGCCCGGTCCCAGGCGGTCACATAGATCGCCATCCGCCGCTGGTCGAGCAGGTCCAGCCACAACGTCATGTCCGCGCGATTGCCCTCGCGCGTCACGACGGACCGCCCACCGCCCGGCCCGACCGCGTTCAGCCTGCACCGTGACGTCGCGATCGATGCAACTCCGGCCCCGGAAACCAACTCCGGCCCGCCCGGCTCCAACTGAAAACGATCGGTACTCCGCCGGTAAGTCACCTCGCACATCCCGGAATCGTCGAGATGCGCCCCGAACCGCACTTTCAGAACGGCCAGGTCATCCGCGCCGTCGGCGTCCGCGAACCGGAAAGTCCAAGGCGCGGCGGCAGTCATCGGCAACGCCTGCGGAATCCGCGGCGGCAGCGGCTCCTGGACCACGGTAAATCCGGCGGCGGCTCGGCCGCCAGCATCACGGATCTCGAACAGATGGCTCCGGGCCCCGGCCTGATCGTTGAACGGCGCCGTGTACCGTACCTCCGCCGGGCCCTGCCCCTGCCCGATCCGCGCACCCATTCCGTCTACCGCCGACCAGCCGCACCACC
This DNA window, taken from Bryobacteraceae bacterium, encodes the following:
- a CDS encoding BACON domain-containing carbohydrate-binding protein is translated as MRTLAAMIAVAAAAHAEGMWFEENRGQVRGEVRFFARGPGYHLYLHPASATAVTFGAAGEAPRVVTMEFAGARGDAAMEGLEETADRSNYFVGNDRARWIRGLSHYRSVAVRGVWQGVDVRYYESAAGTIEHDFVIAPGADAGQVRFRIPGAELAADGSLRAGGMRWVAPVAYQMAGGERRAVESQYVLGDGGAVSIALGAYDRGRELVIDPEMVFAKYVGGSNADPVADIAYRPVSGELVMVGYTKSVDLPVVNAFQSSPRGNDDAFILRTSPSGTRFFTYLGGSDQEAAGAVALDAAGNAYVAGATSSADFPGATLSSGAGAFVAKLTPDGALVYSARIGGVDAGVSGIAVDAAGAAYVAGASFLGSLATTPGALQPAPAGDADAVVLKLNPSGTALEYATYLGGSGADWATGIAVSASGEAFTAGVTDSVGLATAGALRQAPAGGRDGFVARLNASGSAKIYFTYYGGSGTDSVNAIALDGNAAIIGGSTSSADLPVASAVQGTLQGILDGFAAVLNSSGSAVTMATYLGGAGIDSVSAIAAVNAQSIVVAGNADPAGFPVVNPLFNGPQSGQFLAWIRANPNYGFEFSTLLPMGSSLIGEAINGIAIDPADVANHMYVAGGVSNIRFPADRRISTESAGGATPDPGNLGFYARVRAGSGLCMPEFWADPSADGRTVVLRGTGAGAVLKVRSPGDCNWTLGIPAAASWLTVGRTSGAGIEGIGVTAPPNPGPARSAVLTISPGGTSVTVTQPAAGCMYTFNPPVVRLGTPGTMEVLQLNTEDGCAWQVPSSLPPWFTLQQTAGTPGVGPAAFILTAVGTSPIGVAYDLELGPAPGTVNIRRGACGIRFQGGTDRVQFGAQAATVPVTVAAADGCAWNAQRDIPGTDWLTLTPSSGVGPRTAQLSVTANTTLSARAGGFAFGGVSLLVAQQEAEGTPAAACTYRVTPGARSYDYFGGTGRFDVETQPGCRWRATGSGARILTPPAESSGPGEVTYTVSFNDRLTLRGRQIFIENPTAERVATFTALLGPIHPRLPVVLPYEITTEAVGGPFFSTPRTVWHFRAADPVSGGNIEEIRVRIGAWRDDPERCEFAYRRSTNTLTLEGGQPASGVPGAAGILTAGACQIDLQASTVTTDENLMELKPGLLLLGASALRSQAVYESVTSSGGAQATLSPAGVTGLNMIPPGSPRVFLESPEVAGFDRDVFQFVARDETGASNIQAVSVLINDTLDPKNACYFGYHRASNTILLVNDEATGYMNPLALGSGGAIQNRQCRIEDTGPQPSAIDALLRLAVNVRFLPRFSGSRVVFSAVQSASGTSAWRPVGFYRVQPQ
- a CDS encoding amidohydrolase family protein, which encodes MTRRTFAAATATAAAMPAADPIPVIDTHIHLFDTARPQGIPWPPKSDAIRYKTALPPRYRQLTKALNVRGAIEVECSPWFDDNQWVLDVMAKEKIMVGTIGNLEPADADFAKHLERFHKNPLFLGVRYGNLWGKDIHDQLPKPAFADGLKRLAAAGLTLDTANPTVRLLQDLIRVSDIAPTLRIVIDHLPKLATPAPGPQRKAYEAALIEIGRRKQIYVKLSAVLLEKDGNVSHNLDDYRPKLDELFGVFGEDRVLYGSDWPNSEPLGPYPDIIAIVQKYFAAKPRAVAEKYFWKNSVAAYRWVHRDASQPKLA
- a CDS encoding glycerophosphodiester phosphodiesterase family protein gives rise to the protein MRFALAVLLAFTAVHAENAVRLIAHRGGVVSEAFAENSPASLEEAVRRGYWMIEVDVRESKDGVLVVQHDPDFERFYGVKRNVAGMTWDEIAKLRATPGNTRPMTFRELCERAKGRLRLMIDTKEPAHTDAFYREMESAMRSNGLLDAAYFIGTEESRRWFAGKARISATAEELRKLHAAGKPVERAYFLFEWGTMTRESVEWCQARAIPVVPSINTFHYRGDRPIERGKADIERLRSWGVTEFQIDSVYDPVLTR
- a CDS encoding DUF4132 domain-containing protein, which produces MTIAPDAIQEFAAATDNQPMVFTEREALALVAEPLARLRNAPADDRFAFVVEALDRIPWAHSYALALALKGSAAALLRGLSLSPVQAVRLVETAARPRQTYPFKAILSALDGIHVTPALRDALTQLRGSVDEWHGAREARDIHARIDALLNGPAEEPPVAPVAAWSAQVFAESDASPRQLAWRALFLHARGLKQSTPARKWCAEAVALADRVGRATVIEAAHRWLALGPMPGNPNEQVPADEADYQKGFIATLGALGDASVAPAIADFAAACFRKIPQIGAVSHRVGNACLWALGAMPGFDSVAQLSRLATRVKYDVARRLIEKALDEAAARNNVSRDDLEAMSVPTFGLDAAGARTETLGEATATLAIVNRAASLSLSARAKANHPEAVPALKKAAKDLDAILATQRLRLERKLLSEAWCDAARWRAWYVDHPVTGAFARDLIWEVETTGAIRTAIWRDGALVDWAGNQIDSAAGRVRIWHPIRSDVQTVLAWRCWLEDHGVVQPFKQAHREVYLLTDAERAAGTYSNRFAAHLLRQHQFAALCRDRGWQFKLMGQWDSHNTPHIVLPRHGLRAEYHVEFPETEEVTAHAVYLTIGTGHVQFFDATANPDRFEWPPRPPMRLEDVPPLVFTEVMRDIDLFVGVASIGADPTWGVERPTDPHIEYWRGYAFGELTESAVNRRATLERLLPRLAIAPRCSLDGRFLIVRGDLREYRIHIGSANVIMEPSGRYLCIVQGGGDTAARVALPFEGDRTLALILSKAFLLANDAVIKDPTITRQFP